In Rhizobium sp. CIAT894, the genomic window GTCGTCGACATCAACACCTTCCTTGTCGGCGAAAGCCTGATGCGCAAGGACGACGTGGCGGCCGCCACCCGCGCGCTGCTCTTTGGCGAAGCCGCCATCGCGGCCGAATGATATGAGCGGCGGAAAGCCCGGCCTCACCCATATCGATGCCTCCGGCGAGGCGCATATGGTCGACGTCTCAGACAAGGCCGAGACGGTGCGCATCGCCACGGCCGAGGGCCATGTGAAGATGGCGGCGGAAACGCTGGCGCTGATCCGCCAGGGCAATGCCAAGAAGGGCGATGTGATCGGCACGGCACGCCTTGCCGGGATCATGGCGGCCAAACGCACCGCCGATCTCATCCCGCTCTGCCATCCGCTGATGCTGACCAAGGTCACCGTCGAGATCGAGGAAGACGCCGCCCTGCCCGGCCTGCGCGTCATGGCAACCGCCAAGTTGACCGGCAAGACCGGTGTGGAGATGGAGGCGCTGACCGCGGTCTCGATCGCTTGTCTGACGATCTACGACATGGCCAAGGCAGCCGACAAGGCAATGGAGATCGGCGGCGTCAGGCTGCTCGAAAAATCCGGCGGCAAATCCGGCGATTTCCGTCATCCGGAGGCGAAATGAACCTTCTGCCGGTCGCCGAGGCCATGAACCGCTTGCTTTCCCGCGCAAAGCCCGTTGCTGCGTCCGAGACGCTGCCGCTCGCAGAAGCGGAAGGCCGCATTCTCGCCGTCGATCTCACTGCCGGCCTCACCCAGCCGCCCTTCAATGCGTCGGCCATGGATGGCTATGCGCTGCGCCGTGACGATGCGCCGGAGCCGGGCGCCGTGCTGAAGGTCATCGGCACGTCTTCCGCCGGCCATGCCTTTGAAGGAAGCGTCGGTCAAGGCGAGGCGGTCCGCATCTTCACCGGCGCACCCGTTCCGTTAGGCGCCGATAGCGTCCTGCTGCAGGAGGATGCCGAGAAGATCGAAGGCGGCATCCGAACCAATTTCCCGGTCCGGCAGGGCCAGCATGTGCGTCCCCGCGGCCAGGATTTTGCCGAAGGCGAAGCCGTGCTGTCCGCCGGCGCCGTGCTTGATTTCTCGCGGCTGACGGTCGCCGCCGG contains:
- the moaC gene encoding cyclic pyranopterin monophosphate synthase MoaC → MSGGKPGLTHIDASGEAHMVDVSDKAETVRIATAEGHVKMAAETLALIRQGNAKKGDVIGTARLAGIMAAKRTADLIPLCHPLMLTKVTVEIEEDAALPGLRVMATAKLTGKTGVEMEALTAVSIACLTIYDMAKAADKAMEIGGVRLLEKSGGKSGDFRHPEAK